From a region of the Paenibacillus sp. FSL R10-2734 genome:
- the hfq gene encoding RNA chaperone Hfq, with the protein MNKSINIQDTFLNQLRKENIPATVYLTNGFQIRGIIKAFDNFTIVIDSDGRQQMVYKHAISTFTPQRSVSLMQDNSNEE; encoded by the coding sequence ATGAACAAGTCCATTAACATCCAAGATACATTCTTGAACCAACTACGCAAAGAAAATATCCCTGCTACAGTATATTTAACCAACGGTTTTCAAATCCGGGGAATTATTAAAGCATTCGACAATTTTACTATCGTTATTGATAGTGACGGGCGGCAGCAAATGGTGTATAAGCATGCGATTTCCACATTTACACCACAGCGCAGTGTATCACTCATGCAGGATAATAGTAACGAAGAATAA
- the mutL gene encoding DNA mismatch repair endonuclease MutL, with amino-acid sequence MAKIHILDEHIANQIAAGEVVERPASVVKELVENAIDAGSTRIEVSVEEGGLQSIRVKDNGSGIEAEDCETAFYRHATSKIANGRDLFQITSLGFRGEALPSIAAVSKVSLLTATADDGKGRLIDIEGGNLIRNEDSPSGRGSDLAVRELFFNTPARLKYMKSIQTELGHISDAMYRMALAHPSISFTLHHNGNQLLHTLGNGDLLQVIAAVYGTSAAKAMLPITAEDLDYRISGYISRPEWTRSNRNAVTTIVGGRYIRSNGLNAAIMRAYHTLLPINRYPLLVLELDMHPSLVDVNVHPAKLEVRFSKENELYTFVEQEIRKVLLGQSLIPRPSKETIGPKGSSSFIQEQFAFSKGTAPAPTSTEVDKDSVPQGSGSSFSRQQQSNIELSAREFRKEGLADNPMTCEAAPSYGTGYQSASSQGRQSNVSNNYSNSYRPQEPAASLKQFPTAQAIWAPPQQEEPGLPPFPELNYIGQHHGTYIIAQNDGGLYLIDQHAAHERINYEYFYEKFGRPEDASQDLLLPITLEFTPSESRQLSERLHWFQQAGVYLEHFGGQTFLIRSLPYWFPEGEEKAIVEEMAEWVLSERMIDLAKLREKSSILCSCKASIKANQKLTEQEVEALLSRLAACRQPYTCPHGRPIVISFSSYDLEKLFKRVM; translated from the coding sequence TTGGCCAAAATTCATATATTGGACGAGCATATTGCCAACCAGATTGCTGCGGGTGAAGTTGTGGAGCGGCCAGCTTCTGTTGTGAAGGAGCTGGTTGAGAATGCCATTGACGCAGGCAGCACGAGGATTGAGGTATCGGTAGAGGAAGGCGGTTTACAGAGCATCCGAGTAAAAGATAACGGTTCAGGGATCGAGGCTGAGGATTGCGAGACCGCTTTTTATCGCCATGCTACAAGTAAAATCGCTAATGGGCGAGATTTATTCCAGATTACTAGCTTAGGGTTCCGTGGGGAGGCACTTCCCAGTATTGCGGCGGTATCTAAAGTCTCTCTTCTGACGGCTACAGCGGATGACGGCAAAGGACGCCTGATTGATATTGAGGGTGGTAACTTAATTCGGAATGAGGACTCCCCTTCGGGGCGTGGGAGCGATCTTGCGGTTCGTGAATTGTTTTTTAATACGCCGGCAAGGCTGAAATATATGAAGAGTATCCAGACGGAGTTAGGTCATATATCGGATGCAATGTACCGAATGGCGCTGGCGCATCCTAGTATCTCTTTTACCTTGCATCATAATGGCAATCAGCTGCTGCATACACTCGGAAATGGTGATCTGTTACAGGTGATCGCAGCTGTATACGGAACTTCAGCAGCCAAGGCTATGCTGCCGATTACGGCTGAGGATTTGGATTACCGCATTTCTGGTTATATAAGCCGTCCAGAATGGACACGTTCAAATCGAAATGCTGTGACTACCATTGTGGGGGGACGTTATATTCGTAGCAATGGTCTGAACGCAGCGATCATGCGTGCTTATCATACTTTGCTTCCGATTAACCGATATCCGCTGCTGGTGCTCGAACTGGACATGCATCCTTCACTTGTGGATGTCAATGTTCATCCGGCCAAGCTGGAGGTTCGATTTAGTAAGGAGAATGAGCTTTACACGTTTGTTGAACAAGAAATTCGTAAAGTGTTGCTGGGGCAAAGCTTGATTCCGCGTCCTAGTAAAGAAACCATCGGGCCGAAGGGCAGCAGTTCATTTATACAGGAGCAGTTTGCTTTCTCCAAAGGGACAGCTCCGGCACCAACATCGACTGAGGTGGACAAGGATTCAGTTCCTCAGGGATCTGGAAGTTCCTTCAGTAGACAACAACAATCAAACATTGAGCTGAGCGCCCGTGAGTTCAGGAAGGAGGGGCTGGCTGATAATCCGATGACCTGTGAAGCGGCTCCATCCTATGGGACAGGCTATCAGTCTGCCTCTTCGCAAGGACGTCAAAGTAATGTGAGCAACAATTATTCTAATAGCTATCGCCCGCAAGAACCTGCAGCATCGCTGAAGCAATTCCCTACTGCCCAAGCGATATGGGCTCCACCGCAGCAGGAAGAACCGGGACTTCCGCCCTTCCCTGAACTAAATTATATCGGGCAGCATCATGGGACTTATATTATTGCTCAGAATGACGGAGGGCTGTATCTCATAGATCAACATGCAGCTCACGAACGCATAAATTACGAATATTTTTATGAGAAATTCGGTCGTCCTGAAGATGCTTCTCAGGATCTACTGTTGCCAATTACACTTGAGTTCACCCCTTCGGAAAGCCGTCAACTCAGTGAACGTCTACACTGGTTTCAGCAGGCTGGAGTTTACCTTGAGCATTTTGGTGGGCAGACCTTCCTGATCCGATCTTTGCCTTATTGGTTTCCTGAAGGCGAAGAGAAAGCGATCGTTGAAGAAATGGCGGAGTGGGTCTTGAGTGAACGAATGATTGACCTTGCGAAACTGCGAGAGAAGTCGTCTATTCTGTGTTCATGTAAAGCTTCAATTAAAGCTAACCAGAAACTAACAGAACAGGAAGTCGAGGCGTTGCTGTCTCGTCTGGCAGCATGTCGGCAGCCGTATACCTGTCCACATGGGCGACCCATTGTGATTTCTTTTTCATCCTATGATTTAGAGAAATTGTTCAAACGGGTGATGTAA
- a CDS encoding outer spore coat protein CotE yields the protein MSLSHKRQTREIITKAICGKGRKFSTATHTVTPPHHPTSILGAWIINHQYEAVAAGNGIEVIGTYDVNIWYSYDKNKQTEVAKETVSYVELIPLSYLDTRHRTSTVEVSAEATQEPNCVEAGVSPGGGSVTLRVEREFEVELVAETKVRVYVTEQSDDLEDKDYDFDGESFDYDDLDPDNLDDEL from the coding sequence ATGTCATTAAGCCATAAACGTCAAACAAGGGAGATCATTACGAAGGCAATTTGCGGCAAAGGTCGTAAGTTCTCTACAGCAACCCATACCGTGACTCCGCCACATCACCCGACTAGTATTTTGGGGGCTTGGATTATCAACCACCAGTACGAAGCGGTTGCCGCCGGGAACGGAATCGAAGTAATTGGTACTTACGATGTAAACATCTGGTACTCGTACGACAAGAACAAACAGACCGAGGTAGCTAAGGAAACGGTCTCCTATGTGGAGCTCATTCCGCTTTCGTACCTGGACACGAGACACCGCACTTCTACCGTTGAGGTCTCTGCGGAGGCAACGCAGGAACCCAACTGTGTGGAAGCGGGTGTATCGCCAGGCGGAGGCAGTGTGACACTTCGCGTAGAGCGCGAGTTCGAAGTGGAATTGGTGGCTGAGACCAAAGTCCGCGTGTATGTTACTGAGCAAAGTGATGATCTAGAAGACAAGGATTATGATTTTGACGGTGAAAGCTTCGATTACGATGATCTGGACCCTGACAATCTGGATGATGAGCTGTAA
- a CDS encoding HD-GYP domain-containing protein has product MDKVMDSFIGKQLVANLFNDKGVFVLPALTLLSAEHIRLISQHKITLESHDVVQLDSAEFFQLAIDDCTAAIENIFEQIRHNKNKRIPMLEVRNEVIPFIQQVSEKNDFYGVLAALQSKDDYTYRHNVAVGILSTLLGKWLKLKPEDLSMLTIAATLHDIGKMRIPDELLTRPGPLTDEEYQLMKKHTTYGYEMIRDTIGTNHMQALVALQHHERMDGSGYPFGVLGNRITDFSKIVAVTDVFHAMTSDRYYRKASPLYEVLLQMEENVFGKLDPYICRVFINKLMQSMIGNEVELTDGRTGKIIMILANDPLRPLVNIDDEFIDLSKHRSIGIMRVIPQ; this is encoded by the coding sequence ATGGACAAAGTTATGGATTCTTTTATCGGAAAACAGCTTGTAGCTAACCTTTTTAATGACAAAGGTGTATTTGTTTTACCCGCATTGACTTTATTAAGTGCTGAACATATACGATTGATCAGTCAACATAAGATCACCTTAGAGTCTCATGACGTCGTACAGCTGGACAGCGCGGAATTTTTCCAGCTTGCAATTGATGACTGCACAGCTGCAATAGAAAATATTTTTGAACAGATTCGTCATAACAAAAATAAACGAATTCCTATGCTTGAAGTTAGAAATGAAGTCATTCCGTTTATTCAGCAGGTAAGCGAAAAGAATGACTTCTACGGCGTATTGGCTGCATTGCAGTCCAAGGATGATTATACATACAGGCATAATGTAGCGGTTGGCATTTTATCTACATTGTTAGGGAAATGGCTTAAATTAAAGCCTGAGGATTTGAGCATGCTGACGATCGCAGCGACCCTTCATGATATCGGTAAAATGAGGATTCCGGATGAATTATTGACTAGGCCTGGCCCGTTGACCGATGAGGAGTACCAGCTTATGAAAAAGCATACGACTTATGGTTACGAGATGATCAGGGATACGATTGGAACGAATCATATGCAAGCGCTTGTAGCTCTACAGCATCATGAACGAATGGACGGCAGTGGGTATCCGTTTGGCGTGCTTGGCAATCGAATTACTGATTTCAGTAAAATTGTTGCAGTAACAGACGTGTTTCATGCGATGACATCCGACCGGTATTATCGTAAAGCATCACCTCTTTATGAAGTGTTGTTGCAGATGGAGGAAAATGTGTTTGGCAAGCTCGACCCTTATATTTGTAGAGTCTTTATTAATAAGTTAATGCAGTCAATGATAGGGAATGAGGTGGAATTGACAGATGGACGGACAGGAAAAATCATAATGATTCTTGCTAATGATCCACTGCGTCCACTCGTGAATATTGATGACGAATTTATTGATCTAAGTAAGCATAGATCCATTGGTATTATGCGCGTAATCCCGCAATAG
- the mutS gene encoding DNA mismatch repair protein MutS, which produces MAQYTPMIEQYLKVKEGAKDAFLFFRLGDFYEMFFEDAILASKELEITLTGREGGGKEKIPMCGVPYHAAEGYIQRLIEKGYKVAICEQLEDASVTKGMVKRDIVRVVTPGTVMDGKIIADKSNNYLVCVTESDGMMALAACDLTTGELYVTSVLSGAEWLRDEIGIYEPAEIIGDPALLELLRVETPLLAKPVVYTPWEKREEELARRQFGEAAWVRLEKERGQCLALLISYLNETQRRSMGQLSQISPYEPGNYMILDPFTRRNLELTETVRERSKKGSLLWLLDRTETSMGARLLRRRIDKPLLQRAPIERRLEAVDYLYNQFIVREDLRLALKEIYDLERLVGRIAFGSANGRDMNALKLSLAQIPALKELCMTSGSATLREIGASMDECAEIREDIDRAIVEDAPVSVRDGGIIRSGYHERLDELREASSNGKRWIAELEAKERQATGIKSLKIGYNKIFGYFIEITKSNLASLPEGRYERKQTLANAERFVTPELKEKEALILEAQDKMTDLEYSLFTELRDRISGQIPRLQNLAEKVAEIDVYQCLAAVSAEHRFVKPVLSDGYDLRLEGGRHPVVEAVLKDTAFIANGSTLSKEDGNILLITGPNMAGKSTYMRQVALICIMAQIGCFVPASCAEVPLIDRIFTRIGAADDLIGGQSTFMVEMADIQVMTEKATARSLIIIDELGRGTSTSEGMAIAQAVIEYVHDTISCKALVSTHFHELAHLEESLKGLKNYSMAVQESGDKVNFLRKLVPGAADSSYGIYCARLAGLPEGIIDRAYGLLQSIEQAAHPGGSSIHYGGGLEVQAAGKEVATTSIQEPVSVIAETSGITADSYSSVADEVVQLSIFGEEEPRKNRKGSAHQVAVTEVQEDPAIKEFITSVRNADLMNMTPLQAMSLLNDLKMKAKDL; this is translated from the coding sequence ATGGCACAATATACGCCGATGATTGAGCAATATTTAAAGGTAAAGGAAGGGGCAAAGGATGCCTTCCTATTTTTTAGACTGGGCGATTTCTATGAAATGTTCTTTGAAGACGCCATATTGGCTTCTAAGGAGCTAGAAATAACATTGACAGGTCGCGAAGGTGGGGGCAAAGAGAAAATCCCGATGTGTGGAGTACCTTACCACGCTGCCGAGGGTTATATTCAACGCCTGATTGAAAAAGGATATAAAGTCGCTATTTGCGAGCAGTTAGAAGATGCTTCAGTCACTAAAGGAATGGTGAAGCGGGATATCGTACGTGTAGTGACACCAGGAACGGTTATGGATGGAAAAATCATTGCCGACAAAAGCAACAATTATCTCGTTTGTGTAACCGAAAGTGATGGGATGATGGCATTAGCGGCTTGTGATTTAACGACTGGTGAATTGTATGTTACTTCAGTCTTATCAGGTGCAGAGTGGCTGCGTGATGAGATTGGCATTTACGAACCGGCCGAGATCATCGGAGACCCTGCACTTTTGGAGCTTTTACGTGTTGAAACGCCACTGTTAGCGAAGCCTGTCGTGTATACGCCATGGGAGAAACGCGAGGAGGAGCTGGCACGTCGTCAGTTCGGTGAAGCCGCATGGGTACGTCTTGAGAAAGAACGCGGGCAATGTCTAGCACTGCTAATCTCTTATCTAAACGAGACACAGCGGCGTTCAATGGGACAGCTTAGTCAGATTTCTCCTTATGAACCCGGTAATTATATGATTCTTGATCCGTTCACCCGCCGAAATCTGGAGCTCACAGAGACGGTCCGAGAACGCTCCAAAAAAGGATCTCTACTTTGGCTGCTAGACCGTACCGAAACGTCCATGGGTGCACGCTTGTTACGTCGTAGAATAGATAAGCCGCTGCTGCAACGAGCTCCAATCGAACGTCGCCTTGAAGCGGTTGATTATTTGTACAATCAGTTTATTGTTCGTGAGGATTTACGTCTAGCACTTAAGGAAATTTATGATTTGGAGCGACTGGTTGGGCGTATTGCTTTTGGCAGTGCGAATGGTCGTGATATGAATGCCTTGAAGCTATCTCTGGCACAAATCCCTGCTTTGAAGGAATTATGTATGACTTCGGGATCTGCGACCTTACGCGAGATCGGTGCTAGTATGGATGAATGCGCTGAGATACGTGAGGATATAGACCGAGCTATTGTAGAGGATGCACCAGTGTCTGTGCGAGACGGAGGGATTATCCGATCTGGTTATCATGAGAGGCTGGACGAGCTACGAGAAGCAAGCAGTAATGGTAAACGTTGGATCGCAGAACTGGAAGCTAAGGAACGGCAAGCTACAGGCATCAAATCGCTGAAGATCGGCTATAACAAAATCTTCGGTTATTTTATAGAAATCACCAAATCTAATCTGGCCTCATTGCCGGAAGGGCGATACGAACGTAAACAGACGCTTGCAAATGCAGAACGATTTGTTACACCAGAGCTTAAGGAAAAAGAGGCTCTAATACTTGAAGCTCAGGATAAGATGACGGATTTGGAGTACAGCCTGTTTACCGAGCTACGCGATCGAATCAGTGGTCAAATTCCACGACTACAGAATCTTGCAGAAAAGGTAGCTGAAATTGATGTGTATCAATGTCTAGCGGCCGTCAGTGCAGAGCATCGCTTTGTGAAACCAGTTCTTTCTGATGGTTATGACCTTCGACTTGAAGGTGGTCGCCATCCTGTTGTGGAGGCAGTGCTGAAGGATACGGCATTTATAGCAAACGGAAGTACGCTCAGTAAGGAAGACGGAAATATTCTTTTGATTACGGGTCCTAATATGGCTGGGAAAAGTACCTATATGCGTCAGGTTGCACTCATTTGCATTATGGCTCAGATTGGTTGTTTCGTTCCAGCATCCTGCGCAGAAGTTCCGCTTATTGATCGAATCTTCACACGTATTGGGGCAGCCGACGATTTAATCGGAGGTCAGAGTACGTTCATGGTAGAAATGGCTGACATTCAGGTTATGACAGAGAAGGCAACAGCACGGAGTTTGATTATTATTGATGAGCTTGGAAGGGGAACCTCGACTAGTGAGGGGATGGCGATCGCACAAGCGGTGATTGAGTATGTACATGATACCATTTCTTGCAAAGCATTAGTTTCGACGCATTTTCATGAATTGGCTCACCTGGAAGAAAGCCTTAAAGGGTTGAAGAACTACTCGATGGCCGTTCAGGAGAGTGGCGATAAAGTAAACTTCCTGCGCAAGCTTGTTCCGGGAGCGGCAGACAGCAGCTATGGAATTTATTGTGCACGCCTTGCGGGTCTTCCTGAAGGGATCATTGATCGTGCTTACGGCTTGCTACAGAGCATTGAGCAGGCGGCTCATCCGGGTGGGTCCTCTATTCACTATGGGGGTGGACTAGAAGTTCAGGCAGCTGGAAAAGAGGTCGCAACTACATCTATCCAAGAACCTGTTAGTGTCATCGCAGAAACTTCCGGGATTACTGCGGACTCATACTCATCAGTAGCAGATGAAGTAGTACAACTGTCTATCTTTGGCGAGGAAGAACCACGAAAGAATCGTAAAGGTAGTGCACATCAGGTAGCGGTAACTGAGGTACAAGAGGATCCAGCGATAAAAGAATTCATCACTTCTGTGCGTAACGCAGATCTTATGAATATGACTCCACTGCAGGCTATGAGTCTGCTGAACGATCTGAAGATGAAAGCGAAGGATCTTTAA
- a CDS encoding GNAT family N-acetyltransferase — MIRRLTEDDLGLLMALLRKEPALNLFIIGDIENFGFDQDFMELWGEIDPSEGLMKAVLLRFYRSYLPYADGPFDVEGFATIMRKDNDIHMISGKTDIVKAFDGVINFKQEKHLYFAELKEMDAKIKDSISSSERIKRATVQDVEAICSLTDTIEEFESSRDGSRISLRKTLASGTGRTYYLKREEKVIATASTTAENSMSAMVVGVATHHEFREQGLATNVVAQLCTDLLHEGKSLCLFYDNPHAGVIYKRLGFQDIGSWTIVYM, encoded by the coding sequence ATGATACGAAGACTCACGGAGGATGATCTGGGACTTCTAATGGCTTTGCTACGGAAAGAGCCTGCTCTTAATTTGTTCATCATTGGAGATATTGAGAATTTCGGGTTTGATCAAGATTTCATGGAGTTGTGGGGAGAGATCGATCCCTCTGAGGGCCTTATGAAAGCCGTTCTATTACGTTTCTATAGAAGCTATCTTCCCTATGCAGATGGTCCGTTTGATGTGGAAGGATTCGCTACAATTATGCGAAAAGATAACGACATTCATATGATTTCCGGTAAAACCGATATCGTAAAGGCTTTTGACGGAGTCATTAATTTCAAACAAGAAAAGCATTTGTACTTTGCTGAGCTGAAAGAAATGGATGCCAAAATTAAAGATTCCATTTCATCATCTGAGAGGATTAAAAGAGCAACTGTTCAGGATGTAGAAGCGATTTGTTCGCTTACAGATACTATAGAAGAGTTTGAAAGCAGTCGGGATGGATCGCGAATAAGCCTGCGTAAAACATTGGCCAGTGGCACCGGCCGCACGTACTATTTGAAACGCGAAGAAAAGGTTATAGCCACCGCTTCTACAACTGCGGAAAATTCTATGTCAGCTATGGTCGTAGGGGTTGCCACGCATCACGAATTCAGGGAGCAAGGATTAGCTACAAACGTAGTAGCACAGCTATGTACAGACTTGCTCCATGAAGGAAAATCTTTATGCCTCTTTTATGATAACCCACATGCTGGGGTCATTTATAAACGACTGGGATTTCAGGATATCGGCTCTTGGACTATCGTCTACATGTAG
- the miaA gene encoding tRNA (adenosine(37)-N6)-dimethylallyltransferase MiaA: MTTKERHKVLVLLGPTAVGKTRLSLELAAAYNAEIISGDSMQVYRGMDIGTAKITPAEMKGIPHHLIDIHDPKDPYSAAEFQEQGRRLIEEISSRGKLPFIVGGTGLYIESLCYGFQFSEAVADEAFRKEQDQFAEEHGALALHARLEAVDPDSAAKLHPNDRRRIIRALEIHQQTKTTLSASHAAQTKESPYDLCLIGLTMDRKILYKRIEDRIDSMLADGLVAEVKGLLDNGYSRSLVSMQGLGYKEIAAYLAGELTLEEAVILLKRDTRRFAKRQLSWFRHMKEIEWIDVEGEQNFSENFSKIRAIIAGKFLSGLEYTSEQYN, encoded by the coding sequence TTGACAACTAAAGAGAGACATAAGGTTCTAGTCCTATTAGGACCAACCGCCGTAGGTAAAACTAGGTTAAGCCTAGAGCTTGCAGCTGCATATAACGCAGAGATTATTTCTGGCGATTCGATGCAGGTTTATCGTGGTATGGATATTGGTACGGCTAAGATCACTCCAGCGGAAATGAAGGGAATTCCCCATCACCTAATTGATATTCATGATCCGAAGGATCCGTATTCTGCTGCTGAATTTCAGGAGCAAGGTCGCAGACTTATCGAAGAGATAAGCAGCCGTGGAAAACTTCCATTTATTGTTGGGGGGACGGGTCTATATATTGAGTCCTTATGCTACGGATTTCAATTCTCTGAAGCCGTTGCTGACGAAGCTTTCCGTAAAGAACAGGATCAATTTGCAGAAGAGCATGGAGCGCTTGCACTGCATGCCAGGCTTGAAGCGGTTGATCCAGACAGTGCGGCGAAATTGCATCCGAATGACCGTCGTAGAATTATTCGGGCACTGGAAATTCATCAGCAGACAAAGACCACACTTTCCGCTTCACATGCAGCTCAAACTAAGGAATCACCCTATGACTTATGTCTTATAGGTTTGACAATGGACCGGAAAATACTATATAAACGTATTGAGGACCGAATTGATAGCATGCTTGCGGATGGTCTTGTTGCTGAGGTAAAGGGACTGCTGGATAACGGTTACAGCAGAAGCCTTGTGTCCATGCAGGGGTTGGGCTACAAGGAAATTGCCGCTTACCTTGCGGGAGAACTGACGCTTGAGGAAGCTGTGATACTGCTCAAACGCGATACTCGCCGATTCGCCAAAAGACAGTTGTCATGGTTTCGCCACATGAAGGAAATCGAGTGGATCGATGTCGAAGGTGAGCAAAACTTTTCTGAGAATTTCTCAAAAATACGTGCTATAATAGCAGGAAAGTTTCTCTCAGGTCTTGAATATACTTCTGAACAATATAATTGA
- a CDS encoding class I SAM-dependent methyltransferase produces the protein MIITTGYSPIMEIVERAQSLAERTGCKYAPREKFSIPKLVEHYGDEDILILSQEAVRLHRLGMEPMEFHPSMGFVRAKRILKGDIEPMLVAARMLPGDSVLDCTAGLGADSLLFAVHGGESSEVTALESSLPLYALLYEGMRHYTSGQVKVNEALRRINVVHSEHLDYLRAQPDRSIDIVYFDPMFRVPLTGSASISPLRQFANRAALSLESVAEAVRVARKNVLLKEKALSGEFERLGFTELLRSNSKTSYGVIHIDN, from the coding sequence ATGATTATAACTACGGGTTATAGCCCGATAATGGAAATTGTAGAGCGAGCTCAGAGTCTTGCAGAGAGAACGGGCTGTAAGTACGCTCCACGTGAGAAATTCTCTATACCTAAGCTGGTGGAACACTACGGAGACGAGGATATTCTAATTCTTTCTCAAGAAGCCGTTCGTTTACACCGACTAGGGATGGAGCCTATGGAGTTTCACCCGAGCATGGGGTTTGTTCGCGCGAAACGAATTCTAAAGGGCGATATAGAGCCGATGCTTGTCGCAGCAAGAATGCTTCCCGGAGATAGTGTACTAGATTGCACAGCGGGGCTAGGCGCTGATTCCTTGCTGTTTGCTGTGCATGGTGGTGAGTCCTCTGAGGTTACCGCTCTGGAGAGCTCATTGCCGCTGTACGCGTTGCTCTACGAAGGGATGCGTCACTATACCTCTGGGCAAGTAAAGGTTAATGAGGCCTTGCGTAGAATTAATGTCGTGCATAGTGAACATTTGGACTACTTGCGTGCTCAACCGGATCGAAGTATAGATATTGTGTATTTTGATCCTATGTTCCGGGTGCCACTGACAGGTTCTGCTTCGATTTCCCCGCTACGGCAGTTTGCTAATCGTGCTGCATTATCGCTAGAGAGCGTAGCTGAGGCAGTGAGAGTTGCTCGTAAAAATGTTCTTTTGAAAGAGAAGGCTTTAAGTGGCGAATTCGAACGTCTTGGCTTTACCGAGCTGCTCCGGAGCAACTCCAAAACATCGTACGGGGTGATACACATTGACAACTAA